One region of Helicobacter pylori genomic DNA includes:
- a CDS encoding zinc ribbon domain-containing protein, which translates to MNTHLKQLIEISHLDKEIDSLEPLIREKRKDLDKALNDKEAKNKAILNLEEEKLALKLQVSKNEQTLQDANAKIASIQKKMSEIKSERELRSLNIEEDIAKERSNQANREIENLQNEIKHKSEKQEDLKKEMLELEKLALELESLVENEVKNIKETQQIIFKKKEELVEKTEPKIYSFYERIRRWAKNTSIVTIKKQACGGCFIRLNDKIYTEVLTSGDMITCPYCGRILYAEGAYENSAQPPKESQEESQELV; encoded by the coding sequence ATGAACACCCACCTCAAACAATTGATTGAAATTTCGCATTTGGATAAAGAAATTGACTCCCTAGAGCCATTGATCAGAGAAAAACGGAAAGACTTGGATAAAGCCTTGAATGATAAAGAAGCTAAAAATAAAGCGATCTTGAATTTAGAAGAGGAAAAATTAGCCCTAAAATTACAGGTTTCTAAGAACGAGCAAACCTTACAAGACGCAAACGCTAAAATCGCCAGTATCCAAAAGAAAATGAGCGAGATCAAATCCGAAAGGGAATTGCGCTCTTTAAACATTGAAGAAGATATTGCTAAAGAGCGATCCAACCAGGCCAACAGAGAAATTGAAAACCTGCAAAATGAAATCAAGCACAAAAGCGAAAAACAAGAGGATTTGAAAAAAGAAATGCTAGAGCTTGAAAAATTGGCGCTAGAATTGGAAAGTTTAGTGGAAAACGAAGTCAAAAACATCAAAGAAACCCAACAAATCATCTTTAAAAAGAAAGAAGAACTCGTGGAAAAAACCGAGCCTAAAATCTATAGCTTTTATGAAAGGATTAGAAGATGGGCGAAAAACACGAGCATTGTAACGATCAAAAAACAGGCTTGTGGGGGTTGTTTCATTAGGTTGAACGATAAGATTTATACCGAAGTGCTAACGAGTGGGGATATGATCACTTGCCCGTATTGTGGGCGTATTTTATACGCTGAGGGCGCGTATGAAAACAGTGCTCAACCTCCAAAAGAAAGCCAAGAAGAAAGCCAAGAATTAGTTTGA
- the waaA gene encoding lipid IV(A) 3-deoxy-D-manno-octulosonic acid transferase — MFKFFYLLFLTLGHLFGVPFIFFWSFKEKYRHSLKARFFLKDNFLKSEPIFWFHACSYGEVKSLEPIIQALKEPILISVTTNTGFELAAQTYRHLEHIEVRYLPFETLLFAWKKNLKRLKTLVVTEAELWFNVFDTAQKLGAKTMLINARISVRSYPKYQRFSFFYELLFKRIDLVLAQSKDDKKRLLNLGAKKVVDFLNIKRFSKPVIASFYPKDPSALNIVLASTHEGEEELGLKAFLEFKKTFKNARLFVVPRHPERFKSVQNLLQDVLKTTRFSLECFSSKGFVECDILLVDRLGELNNFYKIADIVILGGSFVKMGGHNPLEPAFFNARLITGEYIFNQVALFELIKPYKIVQKEDLLDALLDYKNLGVARFLENGHDLNELLAFIKH; from the coding sequence TTGTTTAAGTTTTTCTACCTTTTATTTTTAACTTTGGGGCATCTTTTTGGTGTGCCTTTCATCTTTTTTTGGAGTTTTAAAGAAAAATACCGCCATTCTTTAAAAGCTCGTTTTTTCCTCAAAGACAATTTTTTAAAAAGCGAGCCGATTTTTTGGTTTCATGCATGCTCTTATGGGGAGGTCAAATCCTTAGAGCCAATCATTCAAGCTTTAAAAGAGCCGATTTTAATTAGCGTTACCACTAATACCGGTTTTGAATTAGCCGCTCAAACTTACCGGCATTTGGAGCATATAGAAGTGCGTTACCTGCCTTTTGAAACCCTATTATTTGCATGGAAAAAAAATTTAAAACGCTTAAAAACTTTGGTGGTTACAGAAGCGGAATTGTGGTTTAATGTGTTTGATACGGCTCAAAAATTAGGGGCAAAAACCATGCTCATTAACGCTAGGATTAGCGTTCGTTCTTACCCTAAATACCAGCGTTTTTCTTTTTTTTATGAGCTTTTATTCAAACGCATTGATTTGGTTTTAGCGCAAAGCAAGGACGATAAAAAGCGCTTGTTGAATCTAGGGGCAAAAAAAGTGGTGGATTTTTTGAATATCAAGCGTTTTTCAAAGCCTGTAATCGCTTCGTTTTACCCTAAAGACCCAAGCGCTTTAAACATTGTTTTAGCCAGCACGCATGAGGGCGAAGAGGAATTAGGGTTAAAAGCGTTTTTGGAGTTCAAAAAGACTTTTAAAAACGCAAGGCTTTTTGTTGTGCCACGCCACCCTGAGCGTTTTAAAAGCGTGCAGAATTTATTGCAAGATGTTTTAAAAACGACTCGTTTTAGTTTGGAGTGTTTTTCTTCAAAAGGTTTTGTGGAATGCGATATTTTGTTAGTGGATCGCTTGGGGGAATTGAATAACTTCTACAAAATCGCAGATATTGTCATTTTAGGGGGTTCGTTTGTCAAAATGGGGGGGCATAACCCTTTAGAGCCGGCGTTTTTTAATGCGCGCTTGATCACAGGGGAGTATATTTTCAACCAAGTAGCGTTGTTTGAATTAATCAAGCCTTACAAAATCGTTCAAAAAGAGGATCTGTTAGACGCTCTTTTAGATTACAAAAATTTAGGCGTGGCGCGTTTTTTAGAAAACGGGCATGATTTAAACGAATTGCTCGCATTCATTAAACATTAA
- a CDS encoding RluA family pseudouridine synthase, translating into MEKAYKILSVQENISHKKAKALIDLGLVSVGGKKLMVARKELPKNTHFSVQKVEKPSVIFEDENILALFKPPFIESYDLVSFFKGWVLLHRLDKETSGVILLVKENSEFHLKAKKAFKDRAVKKEYLALAQGIIEEEQEINAPILTIKTTKAFSKISKKGQEAVTIITPLKIINKKTLLKVGIKTGRTHQIRIHLKHINHPIIGDTLYNNEPGSAKRLMLHAHKISLLGYEFEAIPPKEFEF; encoded by the coding sequence ATGGAAAAAGCTTATAAAATATTGAGCGTTCAAGAAAACATTTCGCATAAAAAAGCCAAAGCTTTGATTGATTTGGGGTTAGTGAGTGTAGGGGGGAAAAAATTGATGGTCGCCAGAAAAGAATTGCCCAAAAACACGCATTTTAGCGTCCAAAAGGTTGAAAAACCCAGCGTGATTTTTGAAGATGAAAACATTCTAGCCCTTTTTAAACCTCCCTTTATAGAGAGCTATGATTTAGTTTCTTTTTTCAAAGGTTGGGTTTTGTTGCACCGCTTGGATAAAGAAACAAGCGGGGTGATTTTATTGGTGAAAGAAAATTCAGAATTCCATTTAAAAGCGAAAAAGGCTTTTAAAGACAGGGCGGTTAAAAAGGAGTATTTAGCGCTCGCTCAAGGCATTATAGAAGAAGAGCAAGAAATTAACGCTCCCATTCTCACGATTAAAACCACTAAAGCTTTCAGTAAAATCTCTAAAAAAGGGCAAGAAGCGGTTACGATAATCACGCCTTTAAAAATCATCAATAAAAAAACCCTTTTAAAAGTGGGAATCAAAACCGGAAGAACGCATCAAATCAGAATCCATTTAAAGCATATCAACCACCCCATTATAGGCGATACGCTTTATAATAATGAGCCAGGTTCAGCCAAACGCTTGATGCTCCATGCGCATAAAATCTCGTTATTGGGGTATGAATTTGAAGCGATCCCCCCTAAAGAATTTGAATTTTAA
- the lgt gene encoding prolipoprotein diacylglyceryl transferase has product MNAWNTIYDQFNPIAFSLGSIEVHWYGLAYACAIVTAFYMALRMIQKDPKRFPIEKKEFESYFLWAELGIVLGARVGYILIYEPNSSYYLTHFWQIFNPFDSNGDFVGIRGMSYHGGLVGFLIASYLYSRKDLKKLLIYLDLIAISLPLGYVFGRIGNFLNQELVGRIVPKDSHLGQIIGIMVDNELRYPSQLIEAFLEGVIVFLMVLWAKKHTKTHGLLIVVYGLGYSLMRFIAEFYREPDSQMGVYFLNLSMGQILSLLMVIVSLGILLYATKNSKKIKENQ; this is encoded by the coding sequence ATGAACGCTTGGAATACGATTTATGATCAATTTAACCCTATCGCTTTTAGTCTTGGCAGTATTGAAGTGCATTGGTATGGTTTGGCGTATGCGTGCGCGATTGTTACCGCTTTTTATATGGCGTTAAGAATGATCCAAAAAGACCCCAAGCGATTCCCCATTGAAAAGAAGGAATTTGAGAGTTATTTTCTATGGGCGGAGCTTGGCATCGTGCTAGGGGCAAGGGTAGGATACATTCTGATTTATGAGCCTAATTCCAGCTATTATTTGACGCATTTTTGGCAAATCTTTAACCCTTTTGATAGCAATGGGGATTTTGTAGGCATTCGTGGGATGAGCTATCATGGGGGGTTGGTGGGGTTTTTGATCGCTTCGTATCTTTATAGCCGTAAGGATTTAAAAAAGCTTTTGATTTATTTGGATTTGATTGCGATTAGCCTGCCTTTAGGGTATGTTTTTGGGAGGATTGGGAATTTTTTAAATCAGGAGCTTGTGGGGAGAATTGTCCCCAAAGACAGCCATTTAGGGCAAATCATAGGCATTATGGTGGATAATGAATTGCGCTATCCTAGCCAATTGATTGAAGCGTTTTTAGAGGGGGTTATTGTGTTTTTAATGGTGCTGTGGGCTAAAAAACACACCAAAACGCATGGGTTGCTTATTGTGGTTTATGGCTTGGGGTATTCCTTGATGCGCTTTATTGCGGAATTTTACAGAGAGCCAGATAGCCAAATGGGGGTTTATTTTTTAAATTTGAGCATGGGGCAGATTTTAAGCTTGCTTATGGTAATTGTTTCGTTAGGGATTTTATTGTATGCTACGAAAAATTCTAAAAAAATAAAGGAAAATCAATGA
- a CDS encoding nicotinamide-nucleotide amidohydrolase family protein produces MKFKFLNMDNESGFILIEKELKRLDILAQVKEDCIELKGENIKQARIYLKTLFNSNIVELDDQKKSANALIERLKSLGLKIAVAESCSGGLLSHAFTSISGASAVFMGGVVCYNEEVKHELLKVNATTLKVFGVYSEECVKEMLLGVFLNFKVDLALAISGVAGPNGGSKANPVGTIYIGAQKLGSQALIDRCFFEGDRESIQNKSVEHALNMLARML; encoded by the coding sequence ATGAAATTTAAATTTTTGAATATGGATAATGAGAGCGGTTTTATTTTGATTGAAAAAGAATTGAAACGATTGGACATTCTCGCTCAAGTCAAAGAAGATTGCATTGAATTAAAAGGCGAGAATATCAAACAAGCAAGAATCTATCTTAAAACGCTTTTTAACTCCAATATTGTGGAATTAGACGATCAGAAAAAAAGCGCAAACGCTTTAATAGAGCGCTTGAAATCTTTAGGTTTAAAAATTGCGGTGGCTGAAAGCTGCTCTGGGGGGTTATTATCGCATGCATTCACTTCCATTAGCGGGGCTTCAGCGGTTTTTATGGGGGGTGTTGTGTGTTACAATGAAGAGGTTAAGCACGAATTATTGAAAGTCAATGCCACGACTTTAAAAGTCTTTGGGGTTTATAGCGAAGAATGCGTGAAAGAAATGCTACTAGGCGTGTTTTTAAATTTTAAAGTGGATTTAGCGCTTGCGATCAGTGGGGTGGCTGGCCCTAATGGGGGGAGCAAGGCTAATCCTGTAGGCACGATTTATATCGGTGCACAAAAGTTAGGATCTCAAGCTTTAATTGATCGCTGTTTTTTTGAAGGGGACAGAGAAAGCATTCAAAATAAAAGCGTAGAGCATGCCCTAAACATGCTCGCTAGAATGCTATAA
- the recO gene encoding recombination protein RecO, giving the protein MQGFLLQTQSIRDEDLIVRVLTKNQLKTLYRFYGKRHSVLNVGRKIDFEEENDDKFLPKLRNILHLGYLWEREMERLFFWQRFCTLLFKHLEGVHSLDSIYFDTLDDGANKLSKQHPLRVILEMYATLLNFEGRLQNYNSCFLCDAKLERSVALAQGFILAHPSCLKTKSLDLEKIQAFFRTQSTIDLEIEEVEELWRTLNLGF; this is encoded by the coding sequence ATGCAAGGGTTTCTTTTACAAACACAAAGCATAAGAGATGAAGATTTGATCGTGCGCGTTTTAACCAAAAACCAGCTCAAAACCCTCTATCGTTTCTATGGCAAACGCCATAGCGTGCTGAATGTGGGGCGTAAAATTGATTTTGAAGAAGAAAACGATGATAAATTTTTACCCAAGTTAAGGAATATTTTGCATTTAGGCTATCTTTGGGAAAGAGAAATGGAGCGCTTGTTTTTTTGGCAACGCTTTTGCACCCTCTTGTTCAAGCATTTAGAAGGCGTGCATTCTTTGGATAGTATCTATTTTGACACTTTAGATGATGGGGCTAACAAACTCTCCAAACAGCACCCCTTAAGAGTGATTTTAGAAATGTATGCCACGCTTTTGAATTTTGAAGGGCGCTTGCAAAATTACAATTCTTGTTTTTTATGCGATGCAAAATTAGAGCGTTCTGTCGCTTTAGCGCAAGGGTTTATTCTAGCGCACCCCTCTTGTTTGAAAACTAAAAGCCTGGATTTAGAAAAAATCCAAGCTTTTTTTCGCACTCAAAGTACGATTGATTTAGAAATAGAAGAAGTGGAAGAATTATGGCGCACGCTGAATTTAGGGTTTTGA
- the accD gene encoding acetyl-CoA carboxylase, carboxyltransferase subunit beta: MGFADFFKNFKINKLRTAPSKEEQPSHWVKCPKCYALMYHKEVFGKYSVCLKCHYHFRMKAAERIEFLCDVGSFEEFDKHLRPNDPLNFVDKESYKQRIKKYEKRTNRPSSVISGEAKINRMPLQIVVFDFSFMGGSLGSVEGEKIVRAINRAVAKREALLIVSASGGARMQESTYSLMQMAKTSAALNRLSEAKLPFISLLSDPTYGGVSASFAFLGDLIIAEPGAMIGFAGPRVIKQTIGADLPEGFQTAEFLLEHGLIDMIVHRKDLKKTLSDLIAMMTHKTSKIF; encoded by the coding sequence ATGGGATTTGCAGATTTCTTTAAAAATTTTAAGATCAATAAATTGCGGACAGCACCAAGTAAGGAAGAACAGCCAAGCCATTGGGTGAAATGCCCTAAATGTTATGCGTTAATGTATCATAAAGAAGTGTTTGGTAAATACAGCGTGTGTTTGAAATGCCATTACCATTTCCGCATGAAAGCGGCTGAAAGGATTGAATTTCTATGCGATGTGGGGAGTTTTGAAGAGTTTGACAAGCACTTACGGCCTAATGATCCTTTAAATTTCGTGGACAAAGAGAGCTATAAACAACGCATTAAAAAATACGAAAAAAGGACTAACCGCCCAAGCTCAGTGATCAGCGGTGAGGCTAAAATCAACCGCATGCCTTTGCAGATCGTGGTGTTTGATTTCAGCTTTATGGGAGGGAGTTTAGGCTCTGTGGAGGGGGAAAAGATTGTAAGAGCGATCAATCGCGCGGTCGCTAAAAGAGAAGCGTTATTGATTGTTTCAGCGAGTGGGGGGGCTAGGATGCAAGAATCCACTTATTCGCTCATGCAAATGGCTAAAACGAGCGCGGCTTTGAACCGATTGAGTGAGGCCAAACTCCCTTTCATTTCGCTCTTAAGCGATCCCACTTATGGGGGCGTTAGCGCATCTTTTGCTTTTTTAGGGGATCTTATTATCGCAGAGCCTGGGGCGATGATAGGTTTTGCAGGGCCTAGAGTGATTAAGCAAACTATAGGGGCGGATTTGCCTGAGGGCTTTCAAACAGCGGAATTTTTATTAGAGCATGGCTTGATTGATATGATTGTGCACAGGAAGGATTTGAAAAAGACTTTGAGCGATCTCATCGCTATGATGACGCATAAGACTTCAAAGATTTTTTAA